The DNA region CGGTCTGAAGATGGCACACAAGTAACACAGGTGGAACCGATTTTTGAAGGCGAGTGGGGGCGTATTCGCAATGTAACTGCCGGGGAAGACGGGAAGTTATATGTGCTGACGAATAACCGGGATGGCAGGGGATCACCGCGTGATGGAGATGACCGATTGATTGTTCTTTCGCCGCAGAGTTGAGAGTAGACTAGGGTGCAAACGATTGTATTAATCGAACATGCCCTCGTGATTATCAAAATAGAAAAGGGTTGTCCCGCCATATTCATGACGTATGGGACAGCCCTTCGCTTCATTATTTAATTAAATATAACTTAGTTGCTGCTACCGATTAGTCGGCGCTTTCCGCGAGTTCGGCGATGCGCCGACCGGGCTCATCGGTGTACTCACCACCATGATAACAAAGCACTTTCTCCAGCTTCAGGCCGAGAAGCCTCTTCAAGCTGCGCAGTGCTTCAGGCATGTCCGGTGTTGCGGGTGGAGCAGGACCCACCAATTCATCATCGACCACACGTAATTCATCGGCAGCAAGCAAGAACTGTTGCTCCCGGATGTACAGGCAGATATGTCCTGGGGTGTGCCCTGGTGTATGAATGACCTGAATACCGCCTTGTAGAGGCAGCATGTCACCGTCCTCTAATACTTTGGAAATGTTGAACTCAGTCCGTTGTGAGATCAATTGTTCCGCCAGCTCCGCTACGGGTGCAGGCAGCAACGCCTTGCGTTCCGGAGTGAATTTGATCATGGGCTGTTTCCCTGTGATATACGGAATTTCATCGTTATGCGCCCAGATTTCCACATCTGGAACAGCACTTACAAGGGCACCAAGGTTACCCATGTGGTCTATATCGGAATGTGTTAAAATAATGCGCTTGATATCAGACAACTGAACGCCTTCATGCTCCAGTGCGGACTGAAGCTCGGCGAATTGGCCAATCATGCCTGTATCCACAAGCGTAACGCCATCTTCATCGCGCAACATGACAGGGTAGATCGGGTTTTTCCCCGCAGGTGTGACAATATGAAGATGTAGAATCGTAATATCCATGGATGGATTGTTCATATATGTTTCCGGATCGAATCCGGAGCACCTCCTTTATCGTGTAGGACCATTTTCCATTTTGCAATTTATCATGTATTCGTTAATTCTCTGGCTGATTATATTTCAAGTATTTTCTATATTTCTTCACTGTATCCAGGATGAATTCAAACTCTTGTTGCGCATCGTGATTCTCTCTGATGACGGAAGCATAAGAAAAGTTGGAATGAATAAGTTTATTTCGAAGTTGAAACACTTTGGCTATTTCTTGTTCAACGTTCTCCTCTCCCGATTTCGGGGAAAGGTGCTGACTTTTCAATTCAGCCTGAAGGATTTCGATATTGGATAACGAACGATATGCAGGATTTTTCATCAGCTGGATCGAATTAAACTTCTTTTGGTACGTTTGTTGGTATAGATGATTCAGCAGGTCTTCAATAATTGTGCATAATTCAATCGTCCATGAA from Paenibacillus sp. JNUCC-31 includes:
- a CDS encoding MBL fold metallo-hydrolase, coding for MDITILHLHIVTPAGKNPIYPVMLRDEDGVTLVDTGMIGQFAELQSALEHEGVQLSDIKRIILTHSDIDHMGNLGALVSAVPDVEIWAHNDEIPYITGKQPMIKFTPERKALLPAPVAELAEQLISQRTEFNISKVLEDGDMLPLQGGIQVIHTPGHTPGHICLYIREQQFLLAADELRVVDDELVGPAPPATPDMPEALRSLKRLLGLKLEKVLCYHGGEYTDEPGRRIAELAESAD